A window of the Dioscorea cayenensis subsp. rotundata cultivar TDr96_F1 chromosome 14, TDr96_F1_v2_PseudoChromosome.rev07_lg8_w22 25.fasta, whole genome shotgun sequence genome harbors these coding sequences:
- the LOC120275814 gene encoding probable serine/threonine-protein kinase PIX13 has translation MGNCFGSPVKSISPSSTRASSPVASRRQANSSFSTTGKLSSISSSFDMSCEEVCLEGQILESPNLRTFSFSELKSATKNFKADAILGEGGFGRVYKGWVEEKTLNPTKSGVGIVVAIKKLNAESVQGFEQWQSEVNFLGRLSHPNLVKLLGYCWEDKELLLVYEFMVKGSLENHLFKRNSAPLSWSLRLKIVLGAARGLAFLHASEKQIIYRDFKASNILLDSNYNPKLSDFGLAKNGPTGGDSHVTTRVMGTYGYAAPEYVATGHLYVKSDVYGFGVVLLEMLSGQRALDTSRPSGQHNLVDWAKPYLSDRRKVSRLMDPRFEGHYSSKGALMAAQLTLNCIAVDPKKRPSMKIVVEILEQIEAIGGRAKESKKGHASH, from the exons ATGGGGAACTGTTTTGGTTCTCCTGTGAAATCCATCAGCCCCAGCAGCACTAGAGCTTCAAGCCCAG TGGCTTCAAGAAGGCAAGCTAATAGCAGCTTTTCGACCACcggaaagctttcaagtatcAGTAGTAGTTTTGATATGAGCTGCGAGGAAGTGTGCTTGGAGGGGCAGATAttggagtccccaaatcttCGCACTTTTAGCTTCTCTGAGCTGAAGAGTGCCACAAAGAACTTCAAGGCTGATGCCATTCTTGGAGAAGGCGGTTTCGGAAGGGTGTACAAAGGATGGGTTGAAGAGAAGACTCTCAATCCCACAAAAAGCGGTGTCGGAATAGTTGTTGCAATTAAGAAATTGAATGCTGAGAGTGTTCAAGGTTTTGAACAATGGCAG TCCGAAGTCAATTTTTTAGGCCGGCTGTCGCATCCTAACCTCGTAAAGCTCTTGGGTTATTGCTGGGAAGATAAGGAGCTCCTTCTAGTCTATGAGTTCATGGTAAAAGGAAGCTTAGAAAACCACCTATTTAAAA GAAATTCAGCTCCACTTTCATGGAGCCTAAGACTAAAGATAGTCTTGGGTGCTGCTCGAGGACTTGCATTCCTACATGCATCAGAGAAACAAATCATCTACCGAGACTTCAAGGCCTCAAACATCCTTCTCGACTCT AACTACAATCCGAAACTCTCTGACTTTGGTCTAGCGAAGAATGGACCGACTGGTGGTGACTCTCATGTCACTACTCGTGTCATGGGTACTTACGGGTACGCAGCACCGGAGTACGTTGCCACAG GACATCTATATGTGAAGAGTGACGTATACGGGTTCGGAGTAGTGCTACTCGAAATGCTCTCAGGTCAGCGAGCACTCGATACGAGTCGGCCCAGTGGACAGCACAACTTGGTAGATTGGGCAAAACCATACCTTTCAGACCGGCGAAAAGTTTCCCGTCTTATGGATCCCCGGTTCGAGGGACATTATTCATCGAAGGGAGCTCTAATGGCAGCTCAGCTTACTCTTAACTGCATTGCAGTTGATCCGAAAAAACGACCTTCGATGAAAATTGTTGTTGAGATTCTTGAACAGATTGAAGCCATTGGTGGCAGAGCAAAGGAATCTAAGAAAGGTCATGCAAGTCATTAG